In Thermodesulfobacteriota bacterium, the genomic stretch ATCGACCACCTTGACTGCGTTAGCCGAGGTGCAGCAGATGTCGCTCAAGGCCTTGACCGCCGCGCTGGTATTGACATACGCGACCACCGGCACGCCGGGCCTCTTTTCCTTCTCTTTGGCCAGGTCTTCGGGAGTTATCATGTCAGCCATCGGGCAGCCTGCGTCCATCCTCGGGAGTATGACCGTCTTTTGCGGGGATAGTATGGCCGCGCTCTCTGCCATGAAGTGCACACCGCAGAAGACTATCACCCCGGCCTCGCTTTCGGCGGCGGCCTGGCTCAATGCAAGCGAGTCGCCCGTTATGTCGGCTATCTCCTGCACCTCGTCCCTCTGGTAGTTGTGGGCGAGCATTATGGCGTTCCGTTCCTTAAGGAGCGCCCTTACCTCTTTTTTAAGTTCTTCCCTGCCGTCCATCTCTTCCCCATGCGTCATGTATTCCCGCGGACCAACACCCTTTATCCCGCGCGTCAACTTATGATATTATTCCAAAAAAACAGGCCGGTAAAGGATTTAATGAGATGCCGCTTAATGAATCGGAAAAAAGGGAGCTCCTCCTGATAGCGCGCGAGGCCATAGAAAGCAGGGCCCGAAGGACCGCTACGAACTTTAAGATTGATAACGCCTCAGGCGCCTTGAACGAGGATGCAGGCGCGTTCGTAACGATAAACAGGAAAGGACGGCTCCGGGGGTGCATAGGCGTTTTCGCCTCAAAAGACCCGCTCTGGAAGACGGTTGAGCGGATGGCCGGGGCTGCGGCAGCCGAGGACCCGAGGTTCGTGCCTATCGGAGAGGACGAGCTTCCGGATATCGAAATCGAGATTTCCGTCCTTACGCCTTTGAGGAAGATAGACGACCCGGAAGAGGTTGAGGTGGGCCGCCACGGACTCGTCATCGCGCTCGGGATGAAGCGCGGCGCGCTCCTTCCGCAGGTGGCGACCGAGCACGGCTTTGACAGGGAGACATTCCTTTCCGAAACCTGCGTAAAGGCGGGCCTCAAGCCGGACGCGTGGAAAGACGGCGCGTCGATATACGTATTCGAGGCGGAGGTGTTCGGGGAGGTGCCTTCTCCCAAATTAGGTACAAATACTTCGCACCAATGAACCTCTCCCCGGCCTTAAAAGGCCGGGGGGTTCTGACCGTTTCTCTTAATCAGGTTACACTGATATATCCCGGCAGTTCTGATATTGTTATTCTTGTATTTACCTTTACGTTTATATTCAGGTAAGGACATTCCAAAAATTCCTTCTCAGTTCTGAAAAACAGATAACCGCTTGGGTCGCATAATGCTCCAGGGAACTGCGTTAATCTCTCATAAAATTTTCCATCTTTGTGGAATAGAGCTTGTTTAGCACCTATACCCCAAGCTACATTTAACCGTTTCCCAGAATCTGTTCTGTGTGACATCGCTCTTCTCCTTTATTTTGTTAAGTGGTACCCAGAATCAGTAAGCGCTTTTCTGATTGCATTTATTTGGCCGATAGTAGCGTCATTCTCGTGCGCGAATACCGATGCTTCTTCAATTACTTTACGGATTTCTTTTTTTTCATTGCGAGAAGGTAGAACCCATTCCCTTCGAGATCCATTTTGAAAATCCACAACGAGTTTTCCGGCATCATTCACGCGAGTTGATAATCGATTTTTAGTTTTATTTCTACTACGAAACACTCCGTTTTTTTCAAGAGAATCGGATGTTGTCTTTTTTTTATTCAATCCAAAAACGCGTCGAAGGACATCGTCTTCTGTTTCTCCAAAATAACCTCTTTTTGCGATTTCATTCCAAACATCATCTGAAATTCTAATATTTTTCATATTTTTATCCTTTAAGTATTTTCATACTTTTCAGTATAGCAATAAATTAAATACTTGTCAAGTCCCTGCTCAAATGGATTTAGCTTTGTTCCATTTATAAACATGTGCTGATGATGCGCCTCGGGAAAAAAAAGGGCCAGCCTTTTTGGCTGGCCCTTTTTTTTATCAAACAGGAATCTCTACCTAAGCTCCCCTACCGCCTCCCCTATCTTCTTTATTCCCTTTACTATGTTGTCCATCGAGGTCGCGTAGGATAGCCTCATGAAGCGGTCGTCGCCGAAGGGCTCGCCGGGCACGACGGCGATCCCGGCCTCGTCAATGAGGTAAGTCGCTAGCGCAACCGAGCCGTCTATCTTCTTCCCCTTATACGACCTTCCGAAGAGGCCGGAGATGTTCGCGAAGACATAGAACGCGCCCTGCGGCCTTATGGCGCTTATGCCGTCTATGGCGTTCAAGCCGTCCACCATAACGTCCCGCCTCTTGCCGAACTCAGTAAGCATGCGGGTTATGACGTCCTGCGGGCCGCTTATGGCCTCGACCGCCGCCCACTGGCTGATTGACGCCGGGTTCGAGGTGGACTGGCTCTGGATGTTGGTCATGGCCTTTATTATCTCCTTCGGCCCGGCGGCGTAGCCTATCCTCCAGCCTGTCATGGAATAGGTCTTGGAGACTCCGTTAAGGACTATGGTCCTCTTCCTGACCTCGTCGGAGACGGAGGCGATAGAAGTCGCCCGGAAGCCGCCGTAAGTGAGCTTCTCGTAAATCTCATCCGAGATGATGAGGAGGCCGTTCTCAAGCGCTATCTCAGCGAGCCTTTCAAGCTCCTTTTCCGTGTAGGCCGCGCCAGTGGGGTTGGAGGGGCTGTTTATGACGATTGCCTTGGTATTGGGGCCTATGGCCGCCCTGAAGGCCTCCGGGGTCATCCTGAAACCAGCGGCCTCGTCCGTGTGCACGACCCTTGGTATGCCGCCGCCGAGCGCGGCCATGACAGGGTAAGAGACCCAGTACGGCGCGGGTATTATGACCTCGTCGCCGGGGTCGAGTACGGCCTGAAAAAGGTTGAAGATGGAGTGCTTGCCGCCGCAGGATACTATTATCTCGTCGCGCGAATAGTCGAGGGAGTTATCGCGGCTGAACTTCCCGATGATGGCGTCCTTCAATTCATTTATGCCGCCGACCGCCGTATACTTGGTGTGCCCGTCGCGTATGGCCCTTATTGCGGCCTCTTTTATGTTCTCGGGCGTGTCGAAGTCGGGCTCGCCAGCGCCGAAGCCTATTACGTCCCTGCCCTCCGCCTTAAGCGCGCGCGCCTTGGCGGTTATGGCGAGAGTTACCGATTCCTCTAATCCTGAAAGCCTTCCTGCAAGCTTGAACATCCCGATGCTCCTTCGTGCCGTGGTTCGTTATTGAAAATCTTTTTGGGGGAAACTTTCTGTAGAAAGGTTCCCCCCAGACCCCCTTCAAAGACTTTTAGTTCCTGAGGGGAACCCCCAATTCAGGTGGTTCCCCTCAGGAAGAACTTAAAGTTTTTGGAGAGAGTTTGAAAGAAACTTTTTACAAAAAGGTTCTCTCAAGAATTTTTCAGCAACCTGCTATTTCCTGCGGCCACCTTTGACTTTGAGGGCCGACTTAAACTTTTCCTTAAGCCTTTTCGCCACCCTGGGTGTCACAAACGCGTTCACATCGCCGCCGTAGCGGGCTATCTCCTTTATGAACCGCGAGCTGACGGGCGCGTAGTTATCAGAGGTCATCATGAAGACCGTCTCTATCGAGGGGTCGAGCTTCCTGTTTATGAGCGCCATCTGGAACTCGTACTCGAAATCCGACATGACCCGGAGGCCCCGGAGGACTATATTCGCCCCCTTCATTTTCACATAGTCCATTAGGAGCGAGTCGAAGCTCTCTACCTTAACGCTCCTGTGCCTCCCCACCTCTTCCCGTATCATGGCGAGCCGCTCATCTGCCGTGAAGAGCGGGGCCTTCCCCGGGCTCTCGGCAACGGCGACGACAAGGACGTCAAAGAGCTTTACACCGCGCTCTATTATGTCGAGGTGGCCCCTCGTAATCGGGTCGAAGGTCCCGGGGTATACGCATATGCGCCTGGAAGCCGCCATTTTAGCTCCGCTTGAGGAAGTATACGAGCGTATCTCCGTATTTCCTCTGGTCGAAGACCGTAAGACCCTCTATTTCAGTTTCTACGAGCGGCGCCCTTTTAGCCGACTCCGCGATTATCACCCCTTCCGGGGAGACGAGGCCTCCGCGTCCTATGGCCTTAAGTGTACTGACAAACAGCTCTGAGCTGTAGGGGGGGTCTATTATTATAAGGTCGAAGCGGTCGCCCTTCCTCGAAAGCTCCTCAACGGCCTTTACCGCGTCCTTCCGGATTATGCGGGCCTCCTGGCCGCAGATGTCCAAGTTCTTCCGTATGACCTGGGCAGCGCCCTTGTCGCTCTCGACGAAGGTGGCCTCGGAAGCCCCCCTTGAGATGGCCTCGATGCCCATTGCGCCCGTCCCGGCGTAGATGTCGAGGACCGTCCTGAACGGGAACTCCCTGGGGAGGATGTTGAAGACAGCCTCCCTCACCTTGTCAGAGGTGGGCCTTATGTTCAAGCCCCGGAAAGAAGCTAGCCTCCTGCCCTTGAGCCTGCCTCCTATTATCCTCAAAGCCTATTGCCCGCCGCCCGCGGGCACCCCGAAGACCTTTATGGAGATGAGCCTTTTCCTGGGGCCGTCGAACTCGGAAAAGTACACGGCCTGCCACTGCCCCAAGGCGAGCCTCCCCTTCGTGACCGGCACGGTCACGCTGTTTCCGACGAGGAGAGATTTCAGGTGGGCGTCAGCGTTCCTGCCGTAATCGCCCTTGTTGTGCTTGTATTCGGGCTTGTTAGGGACCATCTCCTTAAGGAAGTTATGGAAGTCCTCCTCGAGGTCGCGGTCGGCGTTATTCAGGTGTATGCTCGCTGTCGTATGGCCCGTGAATACCAGCGCCATGCCTTCATGGATGCCGCTCTCCGATATCACGGCCTCCACCTGGTTCGTAATGTTGACCTCCTCGGTCTTGGCACCCGTCTTGACCCTGATAGCGCTGGCAAAGACCTTCATCTGCCCTCCTTGGAATCGGAAATCTGGCCGCCCTCATCTCCCCGCGGGCCAGTATTATACTTTATGTGCCGGGCGAAATTCCACTGGAACAATCAGCCTATGAGCCGGGGCAGCAACTCGCCTGCCCTTCCCTGAAGGACCGCGTCCACGCGCCCCGAAAGGGGCGTTGTCTCCGGGTTTATCTCGATGACGAAAGCGCCCGCGTCCTTTGCCCTGGCCGCGAAAGAGGCGGCAGGCTGGACTATGCCGGAAGTGCCGACGACCAGCATGATATCAGCGCTTGAGGCGGCCTCGAACGACCTGTACAGGAGGTCCTCCGGGAGCGCTTCGCCAAACCAGACGACTCCCGGCCTCAAAAGCCCGCCGCAGCCGCACCTCGGCAGTATTTTTATCGGCACATCCCTGTTTTCGCTTGAATTTCCGCATTCAACGCACCGGACCGTCCATATGGAGCCGTGTATCTCGATTGCGTTCCCGCTCCCGGCGATCCTGTGCAGGCCGTCCACGTTCTGGGTAATTAGAGTGAAGGCAGGATTCCGGCTCTCGAGTTCCGCAAGGGCATAGTGAGCAGGGTTGGGGTTTATCCCGGCAATCAGGGAGCGCCTCCAGTCATACCACTCCCAGACAAGGGCCGGGTCGCGCTCGAACGCCTCCGGGGTCGCGAGGTCCTCGGGCCTGAAATTCCTCCACAGGCCGTCCGGCCCCCTGAAGGTCGGCACGCCGCTCTCGGCGGATATGCCCGCGCCTGTAAGCGCAACCGGCGAGCGGGCCGACATGAGCCTTTCCTTTATCGCTTCAAATTCCATCGGGTATGCTGGTCGGCTGGACGGCTGAGGACCGGCCTAAGGGTCCGGGGCGCGGGTCAGCCGGTTTTCGGAGAGACGGCGCGGGGCGGGGCCTCAGGTCCTGAACTTGCCCTCTTTGGAGATTACTCCGTTCCTTATCGCTTCCTTGATAATCCTTCTTGCGCTCTCGATCTGCTCTTCCTCGACCGCGATCCTCTTTTCGATGTAGGCGCCTATGTCGGTAGCAAAGCGCAGCTTGCCGAGCGACCTGAATGAGCATGTGATATTCCGGCCCTCCATGAGGGTCTCCACTACGCTTGCGTCAAGGTCGTTATAGAAGGAATAAAGGTCTATGAACTTGATCCTGGTTGCCATAAGCCGAAAAAAGTATACTGAAAACCGCTGTTTTTGTCAAACTTTGCTTCGTTTACAGGCCCCCTTGCTCCTTATGTGGGGCCGCATTCCTTCGCGTAATGCGGCGGGTCCGCTTGACTTTTATGGCGTGGGCCTGAGATAATCGGTAAATTCCGCCAAGGCGCGCTCAAGCGAACGTTCAATTATAAGGCAAGCTCTAAAGGGTGCCTCTAAAAATTAAGAATTTTTTCTGAGGTCAAGGAAGGGCGGAAATAAAAAGCGCTGCATATATGGGAATATGTGAGCATTTTTATTTCCGCCCTGACACAGAGATCAGGAAAAATAATCATTTTTAGAGGTAGCCTAAATTACATCGGCTTACGGAGGAACAGCACAGTGCTCATAAAAAGGTCTTTGGCGGTCTTTGCCGCCCTCTTTATCTGGGTCACTCTCTCGGGAATGGGCAAGGGGCCCGGCACCGAGGTCCCGCTGCCTGAGATCAACTTCAAGGCGACCGTAAGGGACGACCAGGACATAACGACAAAGGTGCAGAACGCCTCGTGGGAGGGGGAGATATTCTTCATAGGCACCCGGGGCAAGGGCACCGTTACGGTCTTCTTCGAGAAGACAAGGAAAATAACGGCCACCGGCACCGGGGCCGACAACAAGAGCGACTTCCAGGTCACCATGAAGAACGGCGATGTCGTAGCCATAAGCCTGGATAACGACCAGCGCTTCTTCGGCACCACGAACTACGGCACATACAGGGTGCTCGCGAAGAACATAAAAGAGATAACCTTCGATTAGGGCGCAGCCTGAAAGGGAAAAAGGCGGGCTGGATTCCAGCCCGCCTTTTTTATTCATTATCGGATATCCTCAGCCCAGGTCTCCCTGCGCGTGCTGCACTATGGACATTATGGCCAGGGCAGCGGTCTCGGCGCGTAGTATCCTCGGGCCGAGACCCGCTTTCACGAACCCTGCTCCAATGGCCTCTGCCGCCTCGCCCGGCGATAGCCCGCCTTCGGGGCCGACAAGCACCGAAACGCCGGACTTGCCCCGCGCGCCCTTAAGGGCCTCTTTAAGCCCAACCGCCCCGTCCTTTTCCCATAGGAGGAGCTTGAGGTTATCGTCGTGCCCTTTTAACGCGCCCTTCAGGTCCGGCGCAAAGTTTATCTCAGGGAGTACCGTCCTCCCGCACTGCTTGGCCGCCTCGATTGCTGCCTTTTTCCACCTCGCCTGCCTGGAGGCCTCTTTATCCGAGCTTACGCGGGGTATGGTCCTTGAGGTGCTGTAGAAGCAGACCTCCTTTATCCCGAGCTCGGTCGCCTTCTGGATGATGAACTCGGGCCTGTCTCCCTTGAGGAGCGCCTGGAGGAGGACGAAATTGAGCGGGCTTTCCCTTTCGCCTCTTGAACTCCCCTCGACTATCACGGAAGCGGAGGTCTTGCCGACCTCGTCTATTTTCCCTGAAAGCTCAAGCCCCTTGCCGTTAAACAGGAAAACCGAAGCGCCCGGGGCGAGCCTCAGGACCTTCTTGAGATGGTAAAATTCCTCTCCGGCGATATCCACTCGGGTGGAGTGCTCGCTCAGGTCTTCTTTATAGAACCTTCTCACCGATTGCCTTTCAGCGGCTTATGGAAGACGAGGGCGACCCATTCCTTCGAGGAATATATCTTTTCAAGGGCAAACCCGGGGTATGCCCTTATTACCTCGTCCTTCTCATGGAGGAGGATGCCGGAGAGTATCAGAAGGCCGCCGGGGCTTACCCTGTCGTATAACACAGGCGACAGCCTTTTAAGCTCTCCTGCGAGGATGTTCGCGGCTACGAGGCGGAACCTTCCCCTTGTCCTTTCGACCGGGCGGGAGCTCAAGGTTACCTTTACCCTGTTGTGGGCGGCGTTCTTGCGGGCGACCCTGACGGCCACCTCGTCTATCTCAAGGCCCACGGCCTTCCTGAACCCCAGTTTTTTGGCTGCTATGGCAAGGACTCCCGTGCCTGTGCCCACGTCGAGGAAGTCCGGGTTTGGAGGGAGCTTCCTGTCCATTACGAGCCTCAAGATGGCCCGGAGGCACATCTTTGTCGTAGCGTGGCCTCCAGTGCCGAAGGCCATGCCCGGGTCTATCTCGATTACCTTTTCCCCGGGTCTTTTGGGTGTCCTCTTCCAGGTGGGCCTTACGAGGACGGAACTTCCTTTATAGCTTACCCGCACGGGCCTGAGGCCCTTTTTCCACTTCTCGGACCAGTCGGTCTCCTTG encodes the following:
- a CDS encoding NAD-dependent deacylase — its product is MEFEAIKERLMSARSPVALTGAGISAESGVPTFRGPDGLWRNFRPEDLATPEAFERDPALVWEWYDWRRSLIAGINPNPAHYALAELESRNPAFTLITQNVDGLHRIAGSGNAIEIHGSIWTVRCVECGNSSENRDVPIKILPRCGCGGLLRPGVVWFGEALPEDLLYRSFEAASSADIMLVVGTSGIVQPAASFAARAKDAGAFVIEINPETTPLSGRVDAVLQGRAGELLPRLIG
- a CDS encoding DUF2007 domain-containing protein translates to MATRIKFIDLYSFYNDLDASVVETLMEGRNITCSFRSLGKLRFATDIGAYIEKRIAVEEEQIESARRIIKEAIRNGVISKEGKFRT
- a CDS encoding 16S rRNA (uracil(1498)-N(3))-methyltransferase encodes the protein MRRFYKEDLSEHSTRVDIAGEEFYHLKKVLRLAPGASVFLFNGKGLELSGKIDEVGKTSASVIVEGSSRGERESPLNFVLLQALLKGDRPEFIIQKATELGIKEVCFYSTSRTIPRVSSDKEASRQARWKKAAIEAAKQCGRTVLPEINFAPDLKGALKGHDDNLKLLLWEKDGAVGLKEALKGARGKSGVSVLVGPEGGLSPGEAAEAIGAGFVKAGLGPRILRAETAALAIMSIVQHAQGDLG
- the amrA gene encoding AmmeMemoRadiSam system protein A, translating into MPLNESEKRELLLIAREAIESRARRTATNFKIDNASGALNEDAGAFVTINRKGRLRGCIGVFASKDPLWKTVERMAGAAAAEDPRFVPIGEDELPDIEIEISVLTPLRKIDDPEEVEVGRHGLVIALGMKRGALLPQVATEHGFDRETFLSETCVKAGLKPDAWKDGASIYVFEAEVFGEVPSPKLGTNTSHQ
- the coaD gene encoding pantetheine-phosphate adenylyltransferase, producing MAASRRICVYPGTFDPITRGHLDIIERGVKLFDVLVVAVAESPGKAPLFTADERLAMIREEVGRHRSVKVESFDSLLMDYVKMKGANIVLRGLRVMSDFEYEFQMALINRKLDPSIETVFMMTSDNYAPVSSRFIKEIARYGGDVNAFVTPRVAKRLKEKFKSALKVKGGRRK
- a CDS encoding pyridoxal phosphate-dependent aminotransferase, with product MFKLAGRLSGLEESVTLAITAKARALKAEGRDVIGFGAGEPDFDTPENIKEAAIRAIRDGHTKYTAVGGINELKDAIIGKFSRDNSLDYSRDEIIVSCGGKHSIFNLFQAVLDPGDEVIIPAPYWVSYPVMAALGGGIPRVVHTDEAAGFRMTPEAFRAAIGPNTKAIVINSPSNPTGAAYTEKELERLAEIALENGLLIISDEIYEKLTYGGFRATSIASVSDEVRKRTIVLNGVSKTYSMTGWRIGYAAGPKEIIKAMTNIQSQSTSNPASISQWAAVEAISGPQDVITRMLTEFGKRRDVMVDGLNAIDGISAIRPQGAFYVFANISGLFGRSYKGKKIDGSVALATYLIDEAGIAVVPGEPFGDDRFMRLSYATSMDNIVKGIKKIGEAVGELR
- the rsmD gene encoding 16S rRNA (guanine(966)-N(2))-methyltransferase RsmD — its product is MRIIGGRLKGRRLASFRGLNIRPTSDKVREAVFNILPREFPFRTVLDIYAGTGAMGIEAISRGASEATFVESDKGAAQVIRKNLDICGQEARIIRKDAVKAVEELSRKGDRFDLIIIDPPYSSELFVSTLKAIGRGGLVSPEGVIIAESAKRAPLVETEIEGLTVFDQRKYGDTLVYFLKRS
- a CDS encoding secondary thiamine-phosphate synthase enzyme YjbQ, producing the protein MKVFASAIRVKTGAKTEEVNITNQVEAVISESGIHEGMALVFTGHTTASIHLNNADRDLEEDFHNFLKEMVPNKPEYKHNKGDYGRNADAHLKSLLVGNSVTVPVTKGRLALGQWQAVYFSEFDGPRKRLISIKVFGVPAGGGQ
- a CDS encoding 50S ribosomal protein L11 methyltransferase, with amino-acid sequence MAGWIEIRAKGPARSRDAVSAVLIEAGSPGVLEEAGEGAAGKLVSYSRWEDETREEPPSNSSEAALRAYLGEGEKAKLDGIRRKLGSVGWKLTTSALKETDWSEKWKKGLRPVRVSYKGSSVLVRPTWKRTPKRPGEKVIEIDPGMAFGTGGHATTKMCLRAILRLVMDRKLPPNPDFLDVGTGTGVLAIAAKKLGFRKAVGLEIDEVAVRVARKNAAHNRVKVTLSSRPVERTRGRFRLVAANILAGELKRLSPVLYDRVSPGGLLILSGILLHEKDEVIRAYPGFALEKIYSSKEWVALVFHKPLKGNR